Proteins from one Silurus meridionalis isolate SWU-2019-XX chromosome 3, ASM1480568v1, whole genome shotgun sequence genomic window:
- the lypd6b gene encoding ly6/PLAUR domain-containing protein 6B, translating to MVVPVVVYLLVASKLLSTAVKCDSINFYNIRPPVDATPYPKSFKCFTCEQASDNYSCNRWAEDKWCPQNTQYCMTVHYFGRHGRTKSVTKRCAAFDDCNLTGCRHHGNTHHGECVSCCEGMACNVELPTNHTNAVFIRIQDFSSAATRHTSSRTPVLLLTAAFAALLPL from the exons ATGGTTGTCCCTGTAGTTGTGTACCTCCTGGTTGCTTCCAAGCTGCTTTCCACCGCAGTGAAGTGTGACAGCATCAACTTTTACAACATCAGACCTCCTGTGGATG CTACGCCGTATCCCAAAAGCTTCAAGTGCTTCACATGCGAACAGGCCTCCGACAACTACAGCTGCAATCGCTGGGCTGAAGACAAGTGGTGTCCTCAGA ATACACAGTACTGCATGACCGTCCATTATTTCGGGCGGCACGGAAGAACGAAGTCCGTCACGAAAAGGTGCGCGGCGTTCGACGACTGCAACCTGACCGGCTGTCGGCATCACGGGAACACACACCACGGG GAGTGTGTGTCGTGCTGTGAGGGCATGGCCTGCAACGTGGAGCTTCCCACCAACCACACAAACGCCGTGTTCATACGCATTCAGGACTTCAGCTCGGCCGCGACGCGCCACACGAGCAGCCGGACTCCTGTTCTTCTTCTAACCGCAGCATTCGCAGCACTGTTGCCTTTGTGA